From the Methanofastidiosum sp. genome, the window CGTAATAATTCTGGTTTTCTCACAAGGGTAATTGAAGTATCAGAAATCCAGCTTCTCGTTATAGATATATCTTTTTCTTTACTAATAGTGTGATTCCCGTAAAAATTTAATCCCAAGAATACAGGAAATTTTCGTTCAGAAGACTTTTGTTTTGGATAATAAAGCATAAGCCTGAAAAATGCATCGGGCTTATCTCTGCGCTTAATATCTATTTCCTTTCTGATAGCATTTCCTTGCAGGGCAATATCGTTAACATGGCATACTTGATAAAAAGTCTCAATTGAATGGAATGGACTCCTACCATACATTAATTCAATTAGCATATTAATAATTTCAGCGCGTCGGGTTAAAAGCCAGGTTTGCTTATCGACAATCCGAACTCCAGAATCGCTTAGTAGAACATCAGGGATTATATAGTGGGGGATGCTTGATTCTAATTTCCTATACTTTTTTGATTTTAGATTAACTTTAGTTTTTAGTGGGTTGGGAAATATATTAGAAAACAAGTGGGCTCTTGTTTTAATGAGAGATAAAATATTTATCATAAATAATGTTTACCAAAGACTCCCAAGATAATAGTCTCTATATCTGGGCAAGAATTTTGTTGACACCCCACCCGGATAGGGTGTTAATTCTCCAAAATAAATCTTTCCGTTTACATTGTATAGATCAACTCTCATAAAATCAAAATCTGCGGCAAGCAACTCAGCAATTCTAACCATCTCAACAAAATTGATTGGCTTTTCACAGTATCCTTCCCATTGATCGAAATCATATTTAAAATCATATGGCTGAAAGTTTCTATCAAATGATCTTGTCTTGTGCTCTGCAAACCTGCCGTAATGAACGGTTAGAAATTCCACCTTGCCGTGGAAACAATAAAATTTATAATCCTCAGGAGCTTTATCTGAATCTCCTATGAATTGCTCGACTATGATCCTAGGAGTGATATGTTTGTAAGCCCATTCACTACCTAAATACGTATCTGTACAAAAATTTGTCCGCAACCATGATAAAAGTAATCGATTAACTTCTTCCCGCACTAATCTATTTTTATCTTTAACTAAAATGACATATCCACAGCCATGATTTGTTTTTATTACAAATTTTTTTGGCAAGTAGCTATAAGGGATATTATTTGGGAGAGATCCAGACCAGAGTAATGGAATCAAATATTGAGTGTCAATCCTAGAAGCAA encodes:
- a CDS encoding glycosyltransferase; this translates as MLHNRDPLLTLISDKLLVRDFVASRIDTQYLIPLLWSGSLPNNIPYSYLPKKFVIKTNHGCGYVILVKDKNRLVREEVNRLLLSWLRTNFCTDTYLGSEWAYKHITPRIIVEQFIGDSDKAPEDYKFYCFHGKVEFLTVHYGRFAEHKTRSFDRNFQPYDFKYDFDQWEGYCEKPINFVEMVRIAELLAADFDFMRVDLYNVNGKIYFGELTPYPGGVSTKFLPRYRDYYLGSLW